In Thermodesulfobacteriota bacterium, the following are encoded in one genomic region:
- a CDS encoding branched-chain amino acid ABC transporter permease: MDIYAILSQILVGLSRTVILFIVSSGLSLILGVLRIPNVAHGSLYMIGAYAAYSICRYLGGDSGFWLAIFGAPLFVALISFIAERSLFQFLYEREHLMLLLLTFGISLIFGDLVKMVWGGEYKTVPIPKVLQGYVTLFKNLNLPLYNAFLLLVGPVVAVLLWLFVNKTKMGKIARASAVDREMVGACGINVSWVFGLTFVVGCFLAGLGGALVAPTISVTLGMDHSLIMESFLIVIIGGLGNIWGALLGALIFGLTQSLGILIWPKFGIVLPYAAVVLVLLFKPKGLLKSTW; encoded by the coding sequence TTGGATATCTACGCTATTTTGTCCCAGATCCTCGTTGGCCTAAGTAGAACTGTCATCCTTTTTATAGTCTCTTCAGGGCTTAGCCTCATTTTGGGGGTCTTAAGGATACCTAACGTTGCGCACGGATCTTTATACATGATAGGCGCCTACGCAGCCTACTCCATCTGTAGATACTTAGGAGGAGATAGCGGATTCTGGCTGGCGATATTTGGTGCCCCGCTTTTTGTGGCGCTTATTAGCTTTATCGCCGAAAGGTCGCTCTTCCAGTTTTTATACGAAAGGGAACATCTGATGTTACTCCTTTTGACCTTTGGGATCTCATTGATCTTCGGTGATCTCGTCAAAATGGTTTGGGGTGGTGAATATAAGACAGTTCCTATCCCCAAAGTCCTACAAGGATATGTGACCCTCTTTAAAAATCTAAATTTGCCTCTCTATAATGCTTTTCTACTTCTTGTAGGTCCCGTGGTGGCAGTTCTTTTATGGCTTTTTGTAAATAAAACGAAGATGGGTAAGATAGCGAGAGCCTCTGCAGTAGATAGGGAAATGGTAGGGGCATGTGGGATAAATGTGAGCTGGGTATTTGGTTTGACTTTTGTTGTCGGATGCTTCCTTGCCGGATTAGGAGGAGCGCTTGTTGCACCGACAATAAGTGTTACACTGGGGATGGATCATAGCCTTATAATGGAGTCCTTTCTGATAGTAATAATAGGTGGTCTCGGCAATATCTGGGGAGCTCTACTTGGCGCATTGATATTCGGTCTTACTCAGTCCTTAGGAATTCTTATATGGCCAAAATTCGGAATCGTTCTTCCCTACGCAGCTGTTGTACTTGTACTCCTTTTTAAACCAAAAGGTCTTCTCAAATCCACCTGGTAA
- a CDS encoding heterodisulfide reductase-related iron-sulfur binding cluster, producing the protein MSQKEVVIFAIVLTIAIFSFALSVTRLIRFIRIGQKEQRINKDLTKRLISTIWHVFGQRCALREPFGINHFFLFWGFMILIIANVEFLIGGLFPGFSLVLFGPYIYNVLLVAFDIVSLIVLICVAFAIFRRLVLKPSHIDYKSKDALLILGLVAGLMLAFFGTHGAEIAQGKKEAHFMPISENLVAPLLLSFFSDSLSVFERICWWFHAMILLFFLNYVPYSKHLHILTSIPNIFFRSFELIKTVPREEFRRGKRFGVSRVDQFTWKDLLDFTSCTECGRCTSNCPAYLTKKPLNPRIVIYKGKMNLIWNGDRIRYKAPEAELVPLIGKDEDHPATIGVESIWSCTTCAACMGNCPVFIEHVPKIIKMRRHLVENLCDFPQELIVLFEGMEQRFNPWGMAPSERIKWAKGLDVKVLSQEVQAEYLFFVGCAGSFDSRTKRVAVSVADTLNHMGVDFGILGVEEKCCGDSARRLGNEYLFEKLAIQNVETFKKYNVKKIICYCPHCYSTLKNDYKQYGLELEVFHYTEVIWDNLKAIELDPTKIKHLGKIIFHDPCYLGRYNGIYEAPRNLLKKAVGGRIYEMDRNYDKSFCCGAGGGRMWMEEDPEKRVNIERTKEALSKNPQTIAVSCPYCMTMFEDGLKDLNVSGKVRVFDVAEIVAMASK; encoded by the coding sequence ATGTCACAGAAAGAGGTAGTCATTTTTGCAATCGTACTTACAATTGCAATCTTTTCTTTTGCTCTTTCAGTGACTAGGCTCATAAGATTTATACGCATAGGACAGAAAGAACAGAGGATAAATAAAGATCTGACCAAACGGTTGATCAGTACAATATGGCATGTATTTGGACAAAGATGTGCTTTAAGAGAACCTTTCGGGATAAATCATTTTTTTCTTTTCTGGGGGTTTATGATCTTGATTATAGCAAACGTGGAATTTTTAATAGGAGGACTCTTTCCCGGCTTTTCATTGGTGCTATTTGGCCCATATATCTACAATGTTCTCTTAGTGGCTTTTGACATTGTAAGCCTAATAGTCCTCATATGTGTCGCTTTCGCCATTTTTAGGCGACTCGTCCTAAAACCTTCGCATATCGACTACAAAAGTAAGGATGCGCTTTTGATCCTTGGACTTGTTGCGGGGCTTATGCTCGCCTTTTTCGGTACTCACGGTGCAGAGATAGCCCAGGGCAAAAAGGAAGCCCATTTTATGCCGATAAGTGAGAATTTGGTCGCTCCTCTCCTTTTATCTTTCTTTTCTGATTCACTTTCTGTTTTTGAAAGGATATGCTGGTGGTTTCACGCAATGATTCTACTATTCTTCCTCAACTACGTTCCGTATAGTAAGCACCTCCACATTCTGACTTCGATTCCCAACATTTTTTTTAGGTCTTTTGAGCTAATAAAAACGGTGCCAAGGGAAGAGTTCAGACGGGGAAAAAGGTTCGGAGTTTCAAGGGTAGATCAGTTCACCTGGAAAGATCTTTTGGATTTTACATCCTGTACTGAATGTGGCCGCTGCACATCCAACTGCCCCGCATATCTCACAAAAAAACCCCTCAATCCAAGAATCGTAATTTACAAGGGGAAAATGAACCTTATTTGGAATGGTGATCGGATAAGATACAAAGCCCCAGAAGCCGAGCTTGTGCCTCTTATCGGTAAAGACGAAGATCACCCTGCTACGATTGGTGTTGAGTCAATTTGGTCATGTACCACATGCGCTGCCTGTATGGGGAACTGTCCAGTCTTTATTGAACATGTACCAAAGATAATAAAGATGAGACGCCATCTTGTTGAAAACCTGTGTGATTTTCCCCAGGAACTCATTGTGCTTTTTGAGGGGATGGAACAGAGGTTTAACCCTTGGGGCATGGCTCCTTCCGAACGGATTAAATGGGCAAAGGGGTTGGATGTAAAGGTACTTTCGCAGGAAGTTCAGGCTGAGTATCTCTTCTTTGTAGGTTGTGCTGGATCTTTTGACAGCAGAACAAAGAGGGTTGCGGTTTCTGTCGCAGATACTTTAAATCATATGGGAGTAGATTTTGGGATTTTAGGGGTGGAAGAAAAATGCTGCGGCGATTCCGCAAGGCGCCTTGGAAACGAATACCTCTTTGAGAAACTCGCGATCCAGAACGTAGAAACCTTCAAAAAATATAACGTTAAAAAGATCATCTGTTACTGTCCCCACTGTTACTCGACGTTAAAAAACGACTATAAGCAGTACGGACTGGAATTAGAGGTATTCCATTATACGGAGGTCATATGGGATAATTTAAAAGCGATAGAACTTGATCCTACAAAAATAAAACACCTGGGAAAGATAATTTTCCATGACCCTTGCTACCTAGGGAGGTACAACGGAATATATGAAGCACCGCGCAATCTTTTGAAAAAGGCTGTAGGAGGAAGGATCTACGAGATGGATCGTAATTACGATAAGAGTTTCTGCTGCGGTGCAGGCGGTGGAAGGATGTGGATGGAGGAGGACCCAGAAAAAAGGGTAAACATAGAAAGGACAAAAGAAGCTTTGTCAAAAAATCCACAAACCATAGCAGTATCCTGTCCTTACTGCATGACGATGTTTGAGGATGGATTAAAAGACCTCAATGTCTCTGGAAAAGTGCGGGTTTTTGATGTGGCAGAAATAGTTGCAATGGCAAGTAAATGA
- a CDS encoding FAD-binding protein: MDLIKTDVLIVGGGLSGLMACLSAAKEGVSTTIASKAKIGLGTSSSLSLGAFATSNYGMTVEEHIEKTLNTGRYKNDPVLVKILAEEAPKAIEELKAYGVNFEVGKYQVMAKGRFPTVGRSVIDKVLKATLSWGAKKLEYAVSVKLLDHGDSICGAIFVLSSGKRVACFSKAVIMATGGASALFKFHDNPSGNLGDGYALAQRVGVKLKDMDLIQFYPAQIREERLPRIICPPYILELSRVVNEKNEDIVEKYRLSSLRPLAIRARDKFSEAIFNEIRKGHKVYVDLRKIDESVLSETEKEALSFIRDRYGASSRLLRITPCAHFTIGGIPINERCETEKPGLFAAGEVTCGLHGMNRLGGNALTEAIVFGKIAGISAASYAKRREIPKPELVDMELPRLNYGTSRRKEILRAVREIMWECLVLWQDLDSMVKGVGLIEDLKRSGIGPKNPKDEALSFSLQNSLDTAITILKSAIDRKTPTSSHGPNSF, translated from the coding sequence ATGGATCTCATAAAGACGGACGTTTTGATAGTAGGAGGGGGGCTTTCTGGGCTTATGGCCTGCCTATCCGCTGCGAAAGAAGGTGTATCGACCACCATTGCTTCTAAGGCCAAGATCGGATTAGGTACGTCCTCATCTTTAAGTCTTGGTGCTTTTGCCACATCGAATTATGGAATGACAGTAGAAGAACATATCGAAAAGACACTTAATACCGGCCGCTACAAAAATGATCCTGTACTCGTTAAGATTTTGGCGGAGGAGGCTCCCAAAGCGATAGAAGAGTTGAAAGCTTATGGTGTGAATTTCGAAGTTGGAAAGTATCAGGTCATGGCTAAAGGAAGGTTTCCAACTGTCGGCAGAAGTGTGATCGATAAGGTTCTCAAAGCTACTCTTTCTTGGGGTGCTAAAAAGCTAGAATATGCAGTTTCAGTGAAATTGCTTGATCATGGGGATAGTATTTGTGGTGCCATTTTCGTCCTATCTTCCGGAAAAAGAGTCGCCTGCTTCTCAAAGGCTGTTATCATGGCCACAGGAGGCGCCTCTGCCCTGTTTAAGTTTCATGACAACCCATCAGGGAATTTGGGTGACGGATATGCCCTTGCTCAAAGGGTGGGTGTTAAATTAAAAGACATGGATCTCATCCAGTTTTACCCCGCCCAAATACGGGAAGAGAGGCTTCCGAGGATCATATGTCCACCTTACATACTAGAGCTATCCCGCGTAGTAAACGAAAAAAATGAAGATATAGTTGAGAAGTATCGACTTTCTAGTCTACGACCTTTGGCTATTAGGGCCAGGGATAAGTTTTCAGAGGCTATATTTAACGAGATAAGAAAGGGCCATAAGGTTTATGTTGATTTGCGAAAGATAGACGAAAGTGTCCTTTCAGAAACGGAAAAAGAGGCTCTTTCCTTCATCCGGGATAGGTACGGCGCAAGCAGTCGACTACTAAGAATAACACCTTGTGCCCATTTCACGATAGGAGGGATTCCAATAAATGAAAGGTGCGAGACGGAAAAACCCGGTCTTTTTGCGGCAGGGGAAGTAACCTGTGGCTTGCACGGAATGAATCGGCTTGGTGGAAATGCGCTCACAGAAGCGATAGTTTTTGGAAAAATAGCCGGAATTTCAGCGGCAAGCTACGCAAAAAGAAGAGAAATACCAAAGCCAGAACTGGTAGACATGGAACTTCCACGTCTAAATTACGGCACAAGTAGGCGAAAAGAGATCCTAAGAGCCGTAAGGGAAATCATGTGGGAATGTTTGGTGTTGTGGCAAGATTTGGATAGTATGGTCAAGGGGGTAGGACTCATAGAAGACCTCAAAAGATCTGGGATAGGTCCTAAGAATCCAAAAGACGAGGCCCTTTCTTTCTCACTTCAAAACTCCCTGGATACCGCTATTACAATATTGAAGTCCGCAATAGATAGAAAGACTCCCACAAGCTCTCATGGACCAAACTCTTTCTAA
- a CDS encoding TolC family protein gives MFVILVSLCLSGQTFCSSLDVLSLTDGLKKALQEENLIKIKEYEEAISLFQSKVARSYLFPQIGVSYGKVFLSHEPRARNFFLGRVVEVPVSERDFHTYSITIRQLVFDFFGTFSLYRSKKVEEDIKRIELLRVKNSVAFQFLCHYYDLKEKEKLISVLEKEVERLESHLNDAKALYEEGVITRNEVLYTEVLLSDARQRLNTANNSKKLTVSILKKMMGKEDWEDLIFEEPKRTPLLTKSFEDYLKEAHSERPELRILSKLKDQLSYIRRAKKSEILPKFYLEGKYTYTENRYQVHEGITSVSFGMSVNLYDGGKTTAELKSIDIEEKKLSVEERKLKDDIKLELERYYLDFFNAKERLEMAKNALKQAEENLRITKIRYREGVGTGTDVLDAIAALGRSEMNYYKAIYDLLRAEAGILHATGRNLEEEYSK, from the coding sequence GTGTTCGTGATACTAGTTTCACTATGTCTTTCAGGACAAACTTTTTGTAGCAGTCTTGATGTCCTATCCTTAACGGATGGCCTAAAAAAGGCTCTCCAAGAAGAAAACCTGATAAAGATAAAGGAATATGAAGAGGCCATCTCCCTTTTTCAATCGAAGGTCGCAAGGTCCTACCTTTTTCCCCAGATTGGAGTGTCGTACGGAAAGGTTTTCTTGAGCCACGAGCCAAGGGCCAGAAACTTTTTTTTAGGAAGGGTTGTGGAAGTTCCTGTAAGCGAGAGGGATTTCCATACCTACTCTATAACGATAAGGCAACTCGTTTTTGACTTTTTTGGAACTTTTTCTCTTTATCGTTCTAAAAAAGTCGAAGAAGATATAAAACGAATAGAGCTTTTGCGAGTAAAAAACAGTGTCGCATTCCAGTTCTTATGCCACTACTACGATTTAAAGGAGAAAGAGAAGCTCATCTCAGTCCTTGAAAAGGAAGTTGAAAGGTTAGAGTCCCACTTAAATGATGCGAAGGCTCTTTACGAAGAGGGAGTTATAACAAGAAATGAAGTTTTATACACCGAGGTTTTACTCTCAGATGCAAGACAGAGACTGAATACGGCCAACAATTCAAAAAAACTCACGGTTTCTATCCTCAAGAAGATGATGGGAAAAGAAGATTGGGAAGATCTCATTTTTGAAGAACCGAAAAGGACACCTCTTCTTACTAAGAGTTTCGAAGATTATTTGAAAGAGGCCCATTCGGAGAGACCAGAGCTCAGAATCCTTAGTAAGTTAAAGGATCAGCTCTCTTACATAAGACGAGCGAAAAAATCTGAAATACTTCCGAAATTCTATCTGGAAGGAAAATACACGTACACTGAGAATAGATATCAGGTACATGAGGGAATAACATCCGTGTCTTTTGGAATGAGTGTAAATTTGTATGACGGCGGAAAAACCACTGCTGAGCTAAAAAGTATAGATATTGAGGAAAAGAAGCTTTCCGTTGAAGAAAGGAAGTTAAAGGACGATATAAAACTTGAGTTGGAAAGGTACTATCTCGATTTTTTTAACGCAAAAGAGCGTCTAGAGATGGCAAAAAACGCTCTTAAACAAGCAGAGGAGAATCTGAGGATCACAAAGATACGCTATAGGGAAGGAGTTGGTACGGGAACAGACGTCTTAGATGCAATAGCGGCACTCGGTCGCTCGGAAATGAATTACTACAAGGCAATTTACGATCTTTTAAGGGCAGAAGCCGGAATTTTACACGCAACAGGAAGAAACCTTGAGGAGGAGTACTCTAAATGA
- a CDS encoding branched-chain amino acid ABC transporter permease yields the protein MNVKKLVAISFIVLLLLPLFLPRFYVYLTSLILIHGLLATSLNLVLGYGGIFQFHHCVFYGVGAYATALILKKTSLSAFFAFVAGPIAATLLSLGMGLICVRLSKLYFGMLQISLGSLVWAVVYRWYSFTGGDDGIQGIPVPEILSSTNGAFYFTLIITALSMAVMYMIVVSPFGKALQGIRDNPTRCEMVGVNIKAHQLTALTIAGFFAGVAGMLFVVVNTNVFPEIMFWTLSLEAVIMCLIGGWFSFLGPMLGAALVLFLRTIVSAYTDYWALVLGVTMALVIFFLPNGILGFIEERLKGVKNHA from the coding sequence ATGAACGTAAAAAAGCTCGTAGCAATCTCTTTTATCGTTCTTTTACTGCTTCCTCTTTTCCTTCCGAGATTTTACGTTTACCTTACATCTCTCATCCTTATCCACGGTTTATTGGCAACGAGTCTAAACCTCGTTCTTGGATATGGGGGGATCTTTCAGTTCCACCACTGTGTTTTTTATGGGGTAGGCGCGTATGCCACAGCCCTCATCCTTAAAAAAACGTCCTTATCCGCTTTTTTTGCTTTTGTGGCAGGACCAATTGCAGCGACTTTACTGAGCTTGGGGATGGGGCTTATCTGTGTGCGACTTTCGAAGCTTTACTTCGGTATGTTACAGATTTCCCTTGGTTCACTTGTGTGGGCAGTGGTTTACAGATGGTACTCTTTTACGGGAGGAGATGATGGAATTCAGGGAATACCGGTTCCGGAAATACTCTCGTCCACGAATGGTGCCTTCTATTTTACACTTATAATAACTGCTCTATCTATGGCCGTTATGTACATGATTGTTGTTTCACCGTTCGGAAAAGCGCTACAAGGCATAAGGGACAACCCTACAAGGTGCGAAATGGTTGGGGTAAACATAAAAGCTCATCAGCTTACTGCTTTAACGATCGCCGGTTTTTTCGCTGGAGTTGCGGGAATGTTGTTTGTTGTTGTCAACACGAATGTCTTTCCCGAGATAATGTTCTGGACACTCTCCCTAGAAGCAGTGATCATGTGCCTTATAGGAGGCTGGTTCAGTTTTTTAGGTCCTATGCTTGGTGCGGCTTTGGTATTATTTTTGAGGACTATAGTCAGTGCCTATACCGATTACTGGGCTTTGGTCCTAGGTGTCACGATGGCGCTTGTCATATTCTTTCTACCGAATGGGATCTTGGGGTTTATTGAGGAGAGACTAAAAGGTGTAAAGAATCATGCTTGA
- a CDS encoding ABC transporter substrate-binding protein encodes MKKKVVLFFVFAFGILTLLPSQSLSQKTIKVGIVDTYTGPPTTFTFDVRDGFDLAVREINKAGGVMGRTIEYTTRDEKFKPDVGLAMAKELLMKEKVDILMGTINSATALAISDLAKKEKVPFFVTFAKSEKITGEQGHRYVFGISENTEMAGRAAAFALSKMPYTKYWIAGDDYEYGHSIANAVWRHLTKLNPKVTKIGETWWKVGEADFTPYITQILAAKPDFIIVATGGAAMVNFQRAAKATGLAEKIPFYQHTAIEHSVLMPQGLDAPEGVYGTCNYFFYYPDTKENRAFVDQFRKAYNRYPKIGALYGYVTAKLIAEGFKKAKSFDIEKFIDAVEGMVIDSPVGKLELRKCDHQLALPMYFGRTKKVGGWEFLIATDIQTIPSKDYMPSCEEILRLRRK; translated from the coding sequence ATGAAAAAGAAAGTAGTTTTGTTTTTTGTGTTTGCGTTTGGCATTCTAACTCTTTTACCATCCCAATCTCTGAGCCAGAAAACTATAAAAGTCGGTATAGTCGATACATACACAGGGCCACCAACAACTTTTACCTTTGACGTGAGGGATGGATTCGACCTTGCGGTCCGGGAGATAAATAAGGCAGGTGGGGTTATGGGAAGAACTATAGAATATACGACTAGGGATGAGAAGTTCAAACCTGATGTGGGACTGGCGATGGCGAAAGAGCTTCTAATGAAAGAAAAGGTTGACATCCTTATGGGCACCATAAATAGCGCCACAGCCCTTGCGATCTCGGACTTGGCAAAAAAAGAAAAAGTCCCGTTCTTTGTCACATTTGCCAAAAGTGAAAAGATCACCGGAGAACAGGGGCACAGATACGTCTTCGGCATAAGCGAAAATACTGAGATGGCAGGAAGAGCCGCTGCATTTGCGCTTTCGAAGATGCCATATACTAAGTACTGGATTGCTGGAGATGATTACGAATACGGCCACTCTATTGCTAATGCAGTTTGGAGGCATCTAACAAAACTGAATCCGAAGGTCACAAAGATTGGAGAGACTTGGTGGAAAGTGGGAGAGGCTGACTTTACGCCTTATATCACGCAGATCCTTGCCGCGAAACCCGACTTTATAATCGTTGCTACTGGTGGTGCCGCAATGGTCAATTTCCAGAGGGCTGCAAAGGCGACGGGTCTTGCTGAAAAGATTCCATTCTATCAGCATACAGCAATTGAGCATTCCGTTCTTATGCCCCAGGGCCTTGACGCTCCGGAAGGGGTTTACGGAACGTGTAACTACTTTTTTTACTATCCAGATACAAAAGAAAACAGGGCATTTGTCGATCAGTTCAGAAAGGCTTACAACCGGTATCCTAAGATCGGTGCACTTTACGGTTATGTGACCGCAAAGCTCATTGCGGAAGGGTTCAAAAAGGCAAAAAGTTTCGATATAGAGAAGTTCATTGACGCTGTAGAGGGCATGGTAATCGACAGTCCGGTAGGCAAATTGGAACTCAGAAAATGTGACCACCAGCTGGCCCTTCCGATGTATTTCGGAAGGACAAAAAAGGTCGGTGGATGGGAGTTCTTAATAGCAACGGACATACAGACGATACCAAGTAAAGATTACATGCCAAGCTGTGAAGAGATCCTGAGATTGAGGAGGAAGTAA
- a CDS encoding ABC transporter ATP-binding protein translates to MNDLCLLEVRSINTFYGLSHILFDVSLKVFKGEIVGLLGRNGAGKSTTMKSIIGINPPKSGDIIFKGESIVGKPPYVLFRKGIGYVPDDRRVFADLTVEDNLEIVYKRSNEWTKETVYELFPALKSIRDRRAGNLSGGEQQMLTIARALMGSPELLLLDEPTEGLAPLVVKALEEQILNLKKAGISILLAEQNIRSALKLVDRVYVIDNGVIKFEGTKTELEKNEEIKKRYLLI, encoded by the coding sequence ATGAATGATCTGTGTCTTCTGGAAGTTAGAAGTATAAATACTTTCTATGGCCTAAGCCATATACTCTTTGATGTTTCGCTTAAAGTCTTTAAGGGTGAAATTGTTGGGCTTTTAGGGAGGAACGGTGCTGGTAAAAGCACAACCATGAAAAGCATAATTGGGATAAATCCGCCAAAAAGTGGAGACATCATCTTTAAAGGAGAATCCATAGTTGGAAAACCGCCGTATGTGCTTTTTAGAAAAGGTATCGGTTACGTTCCGGATGACAGAAGAGTATTTGCGGATCTTACGGTGGAGGACAATCTTGAAATCGTCTACAAAAGGTCGAACGAATGGACGAAGGAGACAGTCTATGAACTATTTCCAGCTTTAAAATCGATTAGGGACAGAAGGGCCGGAAATCTTTCGGGCGGAGAACAGCAGATGCTCACAATCGCAAGGGCCTTGATGGGAAGTCCTGAACTCTTACTTCTAGATGAACCCACAGAAGGCTTGGCCCCACTTGTTGTAAAGGCACTAGAAGAACAGATACTGAATCTAAAAAAGGCAGGAATCAGTATTCTTCTTGCCGAGCAGAATATCCGTTCAGCATTAAAGCTCGTAGACAGGGTTTATGTGATAGACAACGGGGTTATAAAGTTCGAAGGAACAAAGACGGAATTAGAAAAAAACGAGGAGATAAAGAAGAGGTACCTTCTTATATAG
- a CDS encoding adenylosuccinate synthase: MPNLGLIGIQWGDEGKGKVVDLLSEYADVIVRFQGGANAGHTIVVDEKKIVLHLIPSGILHEGKYCVIGNGVVFDPEVFEQELNELKSMGYLKDESRLIISGMAHLIMPYHKKLDVLRETKGKGRIGTTGRGIGPAYEDKIGRMGIRIMDLFNRKVFKEKVKQNLEIKNFIIREFYHDEGFSLESILETYERYRVLLKKFVKDTVAFLHKCIAEGKSILFEGAQGTNLDVDHGTYPYVTSSNTVAGNIISGSGVPPSALDRIIGVSKAYTTRVGEGPFPTELKDELGQLIRERGGEYGATTGRPRRCGWFDLVVAKRACELNGIKELCLTKLDVLDVFDKIKICVKYKRGNRYYDTPPLDSYSLEKCEPVYEELQGWKTDTRGITDFSDLPKEAQNYISRLEKLLGVRISLISTGPDRKSTIIRNRFF; this comes from the coding sequence ATGCCAAACCTTGGACTTATCGGAATTCAATGGGGAGACGAGGGTAAAGGAAAAGTAGTCGATCTTCTCTCCGAGTACGCTGATGTGATCGTCAGATTCCAGGGTGGTGCCAATGCCGGACATACAATCGTAGTTGATGAAAAAAAGATAGTCCTGCACCTTATCCCTTCTGGCATTCTGCATGAAGGAAAGTACTGCGTCATTGGAAATGGGGTTGTATTCGATCCTGAGGTCTTCGAGCAAGAACTGAACGAACTCAAAAGCATGGGCTATCTCAAGGACGAAAGCAGACTAATCATAAGTGGGATGGCCCACCTTATAATGCCTTACCATAAAAAATTAGACGTTCTGAGAGAAACAAAGGGGAAAGGAAGAATAGGGACTACAGGACGAGGAATTGGTCCTGCGTACGAGGACAAGATTGGAAGGATGGGTATAAGGATCATGGATCTCTTCAATAGGAAAGTTTTTAAAGAAAAGGTGAAACAGAACCTGGAAATAAAGAATTTCATCATAAGGGAATTTTACCACGATGAGGGTTTTAGCCTCGAAAGCATACTTGAAACCTACGAAAGGTACCGAGTTTTACTGAAAAAGTTTGTAAAGGACACGGTTGCGTTCCTTCACAAATGCATCGCGGAAGGAAAATCTATCCTTTTTGAGGGAGCCCAGGGAACAAATCTCGATGTTGATCACGGAACTTACCCTTATGTTACTTCGTCGAATACTGTCGCAGGAAACATAATATCAGGAAGTGGTGTTCCTCCCTCAGCATTAGATAGGATAATTGGCGTTTCAAAGGCTTACACTACGAGAGTAGGAGAGGGTCCATTCCCTACTGAGCTCAAAGACGAATTAGGGCAGCTCATCCGCGAAAGAGGGGGAGAATATGGGGCCACAACGGGAAGACCGAGAAGATGCGGATGGTTCGACCTTGTTGTAGCAAAAAGGGCTTGTGAGTTGAATGGGATAAAGGAACTATGCCTTACAAAACTTGATGTACTAGATGTCTTCGACAAGATTAAGATATGTGTCAAATATAAACGGGGAAACAGATATTACGACACACCTCCCCTCGATTCTTACTCATTAGAAAAATGTGAACCTGTTTACGAGGAATTGCAGGGATGGAAGACGGACACGAGGGGTATTACAGATTTCTCTGATCTACCAAAAGAGGCCCAAAATTACATATCGAGATTGGAAAAACTTTTAGGCGTAAGAATAAGTCTCATCTCTACAGGGCCCGACAGGAAGAGTACCATAATTCGAAACCGCTTTTTCTAG
- a CDS encoding ABC transporter ATP-binding protein, whose amino-acid sequence MLEVKGVSKSFDGFLAVSRVDMDVKKGEIVAVIGPNGAGKTTLFNLITGILKPDSGKIYYKKEDITGLSPHRISRKGISRSFQIVNVFQRLTVFENVQLSVLSREKKTWDLFRRASKMYVEETEEILEQVGLKDKKDVVSGFLSHGDQKVLEIAIALGRKPEFMILDEPTAGMSPEETLRCLELIQRLKLEMNLTILFCEHDMEVVFGSADRIIVMVRGEIIAEGTRDEISSNPLVQEAYLGASYE is encoded by the coding sequence ATGCTTGAGGTAAAGGGAGTATCAAAGTCCTTTGACGGATTTTTGGCGGTGAGCCGTGTCGACATGGATGTGAAAAAGGGTGAAATTGTTGCTGTTATTGGTCCAAACGGTGCGGGAAAAACGACACTTTTTAACCTAATTACTGGCATACTAAAACCCGACTCGGGAAAAATTTATTACAAAAAAGAAGATATAACGGGTTTAAGCCCACACAGGATATCAAGAAAGGGTATATCGAGGTCCTTCCAGATAGTTAACGTATTTCAGAGACTGACCGTATTCGAAAACGTGCAGCTATCTGTGCTTTCAAGGGAAAAGAAGACCTGGGACCTTTTTCGCAGGGCGTCTAAAATGTACGTAGAGGAGACGGAAGAGATTTTAGAACAGGTAGGACTCAAGGACAAAAAAGACGTTGTTTCTGGTTTTTTATCTCATGGTGATCAGAAGGTTCTTGAGATAGCAATTGCCCTGGGACGAAAGCCGGAATTTATGATTCTCGACGAACCGACAGCTGGAATGTCTCCTGAAGAAACTTTAAGATGCCTTGAACTTATACAAAGGCTTAAACTGGAAATGAATCTCACCATACTCTTTTGCGAACACGACATGGAAGTTGTATTTGGGTCCGCAGATAGAATAATCGTTATGGTAAGAGGGGAGATTATAGCTGAAGGCACGCGGGATGAGATAAGTTCGAATCCACTAGTTCAAGAGGCCTACTTAGGTGCGAGTTATGAATGA